In Thamnophis elegans isolate rThaEle1 chromosome 4, rThaEle1.pri, whole genome shotgun sequence, the following proteins share a genomic window:
- the TJAP1 gene encoding tight junction-associated protein 1 produces the protein MTSTVPSKKPYRKAPPQHREIHHELPILCDEYDGVILAEQNQESLTDAERIKLLQRDNEELRRRLAYVTNKMEAMERELESGQDYLEMELGQNREELEKFKDKFRRLQNSYTASQRTNQDLEEKLHVLIKKAEMDRKTLDWEIVELTNKLLDAKTTINKLEELNERYRLDCNLAVQLLKCNKSHFRNHKFADLPSELQDMVNKHLQNTQDSVGPGQEELHSLAPSDAVPTSVIARVLEKPESLVLNSAKSSSGSCSMAEDVFVHVDMSGTLPETCVSSRQAENKGKEGSRQQNGSCKPQNCLESLPKEVPTFEKLSPYPTPPPPHPMYPGRKVIEFSEDKVRIPKNSPLPNCTYATRQAISLSLVLGEDENCDRQRPFPSSPASGQRSASSCSYQPSPKLSRVPGSSQSSPFSSPPQVPSTLASSASSEEDLLANWQRMFVDKAPPTTEQVLINRTAFSSDTAQELQKRFSRSMQELGRVASAYSDGEESVQSYSWTVSRDSSVDIDSTEFRSRRNFSSDYSTDFSQDESCKLLQGSGTAGMAEPVTSSPEKSKDYIAYPSGSPAEEQGLLLQESRVNSQEGVSEQSKDGKSKPPPARPHRSPKRMGVHHLHRKDSLTQAQEQGNLLT, from the exons GTTGTTGCAGCGTGACAATGAGGAGCTGCGTCGACGGCTGGCCTATGTCACCAACAAAATGGAAGCAATGGAAAGGGAGTTGGAGTCTGGGCAAGACTACCTGGAGATGGAATTGGGCCAAAATCGAGAAGAGCTAGAAAAATTTAAAGACAAATTCCGTAG ATTGCAAAATAGTTACACAGCTTCACAAAGAACAAATCAGGATTTGGAGGAGAAGCTGCATGTCCTG ATTAAAAAAGCTGAAATGGATCGGAAAACTCTTGATTGGGAAATTGTGGAGCTCACCAATAAGCTTCTGGATGCCAAAACAACTATCAATAAACTGGAAGAGCTTAAT GAGCGATACCGGCTAGACTGTAACTTAGCAGTGCAGCTCCTGAAGTGCAACAAATCTCATTTTCGGAACCACAAATTTGCTGAT CTGCCATCTGAGCTGCAAGACATGGTCAACAAGCACTTGCAAAACACTCAGGATTCTGTAGGCCCTGGCCAGGAGGAACTGCACAGCTTGGCTCCCTCTGACGCTGTGCCCACCTCAGTCATTGCTAGAGTGTTGGAGAAGCCAGAATCACTGGTGCTGAACTCAGCCAAATCCAGCAGTGGAAGTTGCTCTATGGCTGAAGATGTTTTTGTGCATGTAGATATGAGTGGCACTCTTCCTGAAACTTGCGTGAGTTCGAGGCAAGCAGAAAACAAGGGGAAGGAGGGATCTAGACAGCAAAATGGGAGCTGCAAGCCACAGAACTGCTTGGAGAGCCTGCCAAAGGAGGTGCCTACTTTTGAGAAACTAAGCCCATATcccacccctccccctccccaccccatgtaTCCAGGGCGCAAAGTCATTGAGTTTTCCGAGGACAAGGTGCGGATTCCAAAGAACAGCCCACTGCCCAATTGTACTTATGCTACCCGCCAAGCTATCTCTTTGAGCTTAGTCCTGGGGGAGGATGAGAACTGCGACAGgcagcgcccctttcccagcagCCCAGCCTCAGGTCAACGCTCTGCCTCCAGCTGCTCCTACCAACCTTCCCCCAAGTTGAGCCGGGTTCCTGGATCTTCTCAAAGCAGCCCCTTCAGCAGCCCCCCACAGGTTCCCAGCACATTGGCCAGCTCCGCCAGCTCCGAGGAGGATTTATTAGCTAACTGGCAGCGGATGTTTGTGGATAAGGCTCCTCCTACCACAGAGCAGGTGCTAATAAACCGTACTGCATTTAGCAGTGACACAGCACAGGAGCTCCAGAAACGTTTCAGCCGCTCCATGCAAGAGTTAGGTCGGGTAGCTTCCGCCTACTCAGATGGTGAGGAATCCGTGCAGAGCTACAGCTGGACTGTAAGCAGAGACTCAAGCGTGGACATCGACAGCACAGAGTTTCGAAGTCGGCGGAACTTCTCTTCTGACTACAGCACAGATTTCTCCCAGGACGAAAGCTGCAAATTGCTGCAAGGGTCTGGCACTGCAGGGATGGCAGAGCCTGTCACTTCTTCACCAGAGAAGTCCAAAGATTACATAGCCTACCCATCTGGGAGCCCAGCTGAGGAACAGGGATTGCTGCTCCAGGAAAGCAGGGTGAACAGCCAGGAGGGGGTTTCTGAGCAAAGCAAGGATGGCAAGAGCAAGCCACCACCTGCACGCCCACATCGCAGCCCCAAGAGAATGGGGGTTCATCATTTACATCGGAAGGACAGCTTGACCCAGGCTCAGGAGCAAGGCAACTTACTTACTTGA
- the LRRC73 gene encoding leucine-rich repeat-containing protein 73, producing the protein MLPGSIQISGETLSSAEIRDICESLRENSIKLLSLRGCQISDRDFGRICKGVAESHSLAQLNLNLGIVSNINRVKQLAEALKTNRSVQSLFLHGSPLTDAGLAILNPALSIHPSLVALDLGDCMLGDEGINLICGLLPPDGAKSGLKELTLSANSGITPKGWGRLAIAVAHSSQVRVLNLDYNPLGDQIAAMLAVSVASSRTLEVLDLEGTGLTNQSAMILLDMVENYPTALRTLILAENNISPELQQQISDLLSEGEEEDETVNHEVMAREKNSRICQSNSSSQMVLVTSGLGESLLAETEM; encoded by the exons ATGTTGCCAGGATCTATTCAGATCTCTGGGGAGACTTTATCCAGTGCAGAAATTCGGGATATTTGTGAGAGCTTGCGGGAGAACTCCATCAAACTGCTTTCCCTCCGGGGTTGCCAAATTTCCGATAGAGATTTCGGTCGCATCTGCAAGGGGGTGGCAGAGTCTCATTCCTTGGCTCAACTTAATCTTAATTTAGGAATTGTTTCCAATATCAATCGGGTCAAGCAATTGGCTGAAGCTCTGAAGACAAACCGCTCTGTCCAATCTTTATT CCTTCATGGAAGTCCTCTGACAGATGCTGGTCTGGCCATTCTCAACCCagctttatccatccatccatcccttgtGGCCTTGGATTTGGGAGACTGCATGCTGGGGGATGAAGGTATCAACTTGATTTGTGGCCTTCTTCCTCCTGATGGGGCCAAGTCAG GATTGAAGGAACTGACTCTCAGTGCAAACTCTGGCATCACCCCCAAGGGATGGGGACGTCTGGCTATTGCAGTGGCTCATAGTTCCCAAGTGCGAGTGTTGAACTTGGACTACAACCCCCTGG GTGACCAGATAGCAGCGATGCTGGCTGTTTCAGTGGCATCCAGCCGCACCTTAGAAGTTTTAGACTTGGAAGGGACAGGACTTACCAACCAGTCGGCtatg ATCTTATTGGACATGGTAGAAAACTATCCAACAGCTCTGAGGACATTGATCCTGGCAGAGAACAACATTAGTCCTGAACTACAGCAGCAAATCTCAGACCTTCTttcagagggagaggaagaagatgagacTGTGAACCATGAAGTGATGGCCAGAGAGAAGAATTCCCGGATCTGTCAAAGCA ATTCTAGTTCCCAGATGGTCTTGGTAACATCAGGCCTTGGAGAAAGTCTATTAGCGGAAACAGAGATGTGA